The following DNA comes from Triticum aestivum cultivar Chinese Spring chromosome 3D, IWGSC CS RefSeq v2.1, whole genome shotgun sequence.
ATAGCATTATATTGCCACACTAGTGTACCACTGTTACACTGTGATTTCCATCGAAGGAGTTTAGCTTCGTAAGGACCATAAAATGTTCATCGTTCATCATGCTTTCTTGGCTGCAAATAAAAATGAACTTTATATGTTTATAGCAGGACGGCGAaggctccggggggggggggggggggggtgaatgatGTGCTCGTTGTCAAGGTAGTACCAGACCTTTCATTGTAGTCACCATTATTAACTGTGAAGTGCATTGGTTTTGGTTGATCTGGAACGGTAGAAAGTATAACGGTTAACCAATGCTAGGATATCTATGATAATGCACATAATCATTTTTTGGCATAAAGATTGTTGGGTTTCTTTTTCAGGACAACCATGAGCCTGTGATGTCCATGATCAGGGAACATGTGGGTGCTCTGTCCAGGGCCTTCTTATCTTTGAAGGTATGTAGACCTCAGACACATGGCATGCCCCAACATCAATGGTGGCAGATAGTTAACTATATTTGCATTCCTTGCACGGATCGTAAGCTTGGAAGATGATGGTTCAAGGGAAGCATATACTACTACCGCAGATGAGTTTGAATCTTGTCTCCCCATGGTCTCTGTAAAAGAAAGGGTGGCAATGCTTGATGGCTCCAGCAGCTCTGCACCTTCGGAGGTAGCTAACCCTGTCTGTATCCATGCTGTATGTAACGCTTTTGGCATGACAGGGAGCAAAGTGTCAATTGGTCTAATAACTGTTTCTTTGTTTGTGTTGTAGCTTATGATGGTTAAGGACAATACCGACTTTGCTAAGAACTTGGCGATCATCAACCAAGGGGTACCGCATCTTAAGGTACATATAGTAGCAGATCATCAACAAAGGCACACCTTATCTTAAGTCGTGCAACATATAGTAGCAGACTGAGTGGACAATGACTCATTTAACTTGCACAGCATATGTTGGAGGCAAAAACAGGAGAAAAGATGGAGTTGGCAAAAGCTGTGGCGGGAGCTGAAGGTGACAGAGCAAGAGAGGAGGAGCCAGTGGAGGAGCAAGAACCACAGCGGAGCTCCGGCTGGCCAGGGGAGTATGCTGTCCAGGCAGGGCGCGTGACCGATCCAATTCCAGCCCCAAAATGAGAGATCAGGCGACCTGGTTGAAAACCCAAGACTTTATTTGGATCTGTTTGCTTAAGTAGTCCTATGACTGCCTCTATCCGTGCCTAGCCTAGACTTGAACTTATCTGTCCTGTGACTCTATCCGTGCCTAGCCTAGACTTGAACTTATCTGTCCTGTGACTCTGTCCGTGCCTAGACTTCAACTTATCAGTGCTTTGAACTATCTGTCAGTTGGCTTTACCTGGATTCATCTGGCTTCCTTTTCTCAGTTTCTACTTTCTAGATTGCATTTATGTTAACTGTGACTCGTACATGTTAGAACGGTGTATGTTCAGTTGGCCAGCTGGCATTTAGCTCAATACAAGTTCCTCGCAGTCGAGGCCGCGACAAACCGACAAACCTGACTGTGTGTGTTGCTGGCTGCATGCTGCCTTCCTCCTTCGCTTGTGATGCAATATTTGGGATTCTGTTCGCTCATCTTAGAACCTCTTTATTTCGTACCTTGTTGTAAACTCTTAAGGGCTTCAGGTCGCTAAAGCCGGGCAAGCgcctttttttctaaaaaaaactcgCAAACTGAACATCTTCAGCAGGCCAAGTAGATAACTTAAGCACCATCATATTCTGGCCAGAGATCATCCCCAAGGTACATAGATGACACTTTTCTTTTCTTCCAAGAACACGCGAGAGATCTCTGTTGTCTATGTAGTAAGATAGCACGGTTCATATACAAGCGTGAGATGAGTGCACCATCCTCCAATCCCAGCAGTGATCATGAATTTTGTCCGTGCCATTTCAATGAGGTAGCCATCTACATCATGTGAATCATTTTGAAGGAGCCGAACCGAAGGGCGTTCCAAGGATTACCATCTACCACGGCTTGTGTTGCGACTCTCGCAAGGCTTCAGTTGTCTACTTGCTTTTTTTGACCGGGCCGTCCTTCGCTTCGGCTCCTTGCAAGGCGACCGCCGCCCCGAGCTCAGTCGTAGATTCCTACCATCTCATCGAGCTCAGTCGTAGATTCCTACCATCTCATCGGGGAGATTTGGTGTCATCTGTCGTAGATTCCTACCATCTCACCGGGGAGATTTGGTGTCAGATACTCGGCTCCCGGGCGATGGTGATACTCGGCTCCCGGGCGCTGGTCCTTagaggcacgtgcatgaagacttcctgACCGTCATTGACATGGTCAAGCCAGCTCCGATAGGGGAGCAGCAAAGCGTGTTCTCACAACTATAGTAATCTCGATGTAATGTTTATTATGTCTGACGTGCTTTGTAGTGAACTTTGATAATATATCTGGAtcgtttttgcaaaaaaaaaaaaaaaaaaaaaaaaaaaaaaaaaaaaaccaacTTGCAATGATCTACAACGAACAGAATCAAACTGCTTTACGCCTAGTCTTGTTGATTGTGCCCGATGCCCGTTTCCCAGAGACATCCGAAGTCCCAGAAGGATCTATGACCGATCTTCGGATAAATGATTCACATCTAAAATGTCCAAACTCTCAAAGCAAACCTTGAGAAACCCCATCCTTTAATGAACGGGTGTAATTTTCAGTAGTAAGGTCGAGGATCTAACTAATGTGAAAGCACCCGTTAACTACACGAGAGTTGAACCAAAGATATATGAACCTAAATGCTGGCAAGAAACAGGACATGGATAAAAACATCCAGCTTGATCTCCCCATCTGATGGTGCAAAGAAAATCAATCCACCGGCTTCTGGATATATACAGGCCATTCACGCCTAGCAATAAAAAGTAGAAAAGGAGATGTAAGATCAGGGATTATTCTAATTACAACAATCTGATCAAATGTAAAAGCAGAAACACACATGTACAAAGATCATTGAGCACATgtacaaaaaagaaataaaaaagctAGCTGCTGCGTGTGTAATAACTCAAGGGTAATTAACTAGCATAATCATTTGCATGTTTGCTTTCTCTAACATGTTTCTCCTTGCAGAATCATTTAGCTTGTTTTAGTAATAAAAAGAAGAATCTAATGGTCTTTAGCAAGACACCTCACGAACAAATGTGCGCGCCACAAATAGAACAGTAAAATAAGCTACCAAAGGCATAAATACACTTCTACTCCCTCCGcttctaaatataagcccttttagagattccaatagattcactcattttgctccgtatgtagtccttattgaaatctctaaaagggcttatatttaggaacggagggagtacatgattgcAAGTTCTATAGTGAGATGTCATCTGCAGCTGCTAAATTGCTAGCTGAAATTATGCAAGTCAAATTGCATATTAAAGTAAGTACCAGTGGATGAACGATTGATTTATTGTGCAGAATTTCTTTTAAAACAGCTGGGCAAATATCAATGCTGCATATCATCTGAACAGAAAACAATGGGTTTGTAAGTAGCACAAACACCTCTTCAGAACTGCTTGTGAACTGGGAGTATTCTGACTGTCGAGGTTTTTTCACCTGGGTATTGATCAAGGGCATAAACTATTGTGGCTGGCTGGCTGATTGGTTATTTATTATAAGAGAATAAAAGGAGAGGTGGTTACTAAGACTATCATGATGTTAGTACAAAAGACCAAGTGTTAATTGTGAGTAAGATTTACCCAAATGCGAAGCTTTCTCTTCACCTTCCAACAAAGCCATCCGGGTTTTTTGGTTTCCTTTTCAGAATATACCAGCCCTTTGTTCCTAAAAAGGATCACAAGAAGAATGGCccagtaaataagatgatccaagGACCAATTGCGGACGACGGGGGACGGTGCGAGGACACACAGAGTAGGACCACTGACATACCAAACATTGCGAATGCAGCAGCTAATGACATGTTGGATGAGGCTATAAGGACCTGGGTTGAAGCCGTCGCTATATCCATCGAATGGCTGAGACCAAGCACCGGTAGTGAGACGGTATTGCGCAAAACAACGGTTGAGTGGACATGTATACACAACTGTCTCAGCGATGATGGTTGGCAGTGCCTTGGACGAGACGCTCAGGCTCCGATCTTCAAGGAAGAGGGCTCGGTCTCCGATGCTTGTTACCGGGACAAACCTCTCCAAGATGAGGTCCTCGAGCTTATAGATCAAAATGTGAGACATGGAGCTGTCGGTATACCCGGCAAGCAGGATCTGCGAGTTGCATTCTACAAGGTGGTAGCCGCCGTAGAGCTTATCTGCTGGGCATGTGGCAATCATctttggcggcagcggcggcgaaccAACCTCCATCTGGAAGACCAGCGAGCCATTAGCGCAAGGAAATTGCACCAAGTATAGCTTGCCTTGGAGCGACAAGGGTGCGATGTTTACTGGGATTTCCCAGCTTGGCATTGCCCATTGCCGGTCCTCGGAGGTAGCAAAGGCTACACGTCGCAGATGATGGAACACAAGCATCACGGTGATGGCTCCGGCACTGCAGGACACGGTAGCACAGACGCAGTATCTGATTAAGGACCACCACCAGTAAGGATCAGAACCATGAGGGACCGATGGGTCGTTCTTTAGCTGCGCGAGCAGGGTGGCGAGTGGTGGGAGCTCGGCGATGTCGCCGGTGAACGGGTGGACGAGGCGGATGCCGGTGTCCTCGTCcctctggaggaggaggaggccgtcaaCCGAGTCAAGAGCGCAGTGGCTGTTGAACAGCGGGAGCTTGACACGGACAAAAGTTCCCGTGTCAAGGTTGAAGAAGCGGACGTAGCCGCGCAGCCTGCTGTGGCCGGGGTAGAGGCCATGGCCCTCCGGCAGCATCATCCAGCGGCGCGGGTGGAAGCGCGGATCGGCGACGCCGCGGCCGCGCGGGCAGACGGTGCCAGACCGCCAACGGGTGCAGACGGCGCGGAAGCGCACGTAGTCCAGAATATCGCCCGAGAGCACTCTCCAGGCTATCTCGCAAACCAAATCATCTGAAAGCGACGCCCAGAGGGGGGAAGAAAACGGGGGCGCCACTGCGCCAGCGACATCATCCAATGGCACCGCCGCAGGCCGGCGGCACCTCCTTGCGCGCGCAGTCGTGGCCGGCGGCGCCGAAGTGCGCTTTCTAGATCTCGACGGCGGCATCCTGAGTCCCAACTCGCAGATCTGATGCACCGATTAAGAGATGACGAATTTTACCTCTGGACAAACGAAAGAAACGCTAATGATGAGGAATATGAAATAGTCGACGGCCATCCCCAGATTATATATCCAGATTATAGGGGATAAATTACACAGATGAAGGGGGCGCGGTACCTGTGGACTTGAGAAGTTGAGATGGTGAATGCCTCTGGAGCACGTTTGAGGGGATTCACCGGCATCGGCGGCCTCGTGCTACGCTTGTCCACTGCTCGGCATGACCGGCGGCCATTGCTTCCGAGTTAGGAGATCCTCGTTCTCAATTTCGATTTGGGAAAGGCGAAGCTCAGCGGCGGCTAGGTCTTCTCTGCCTTcgtcctttttctttttttacctCCATAAGTGTCATGGCATGAAAACATGGCAACTCCTAATTTTTTTATGGCAAATTTAGTGACCcaaggatggcaactttagttgtcaaGTATGATAACATTTTTCTGGATGGTaagtttcagtttttttgtttgtttttctttttggatgacaactttagttgtaaaaaaaCGTTAGGGCTGTCACTTATTATTTGGACTTTTTTCATTGGAGGCAAGCATTCATCCTTTGTATTTTAGCCATTGAATATTGAGTAAAATGCATCATGCTACCTCCGTCCGAATTTATTGGGCCTCCTTACATTTTAGGTTTAAATTAGACCAAGTATTTGACTACATATATAAAGTATATGCTACATAAAGTATATTGTTGTATTTGTATTTGAAAGACGTTTTCTATGATGACATATACCTAAGGTTTTATTAGTTAAATTAATGGTTAAATTTTGACTCAAAATGAAAAGAGGTCTAATAAATCCGGACGGGGGAGCAAGTCTTAAAACGTGTGTCAATTTAGTCCTACGACTTTAAAACTGTAATTATAGGCCCTAAAACTATTGTAGGTGTGTTAGTCCTATAACTTTGAAACTGCACTTTTAAGTCTCAAAACTATGTAAGTTTATCGTTTCAGGTTCTAAGCTTGTATGGCCTCAGGAGCTTAGGTTTCACAAAATTCTACAAATTTACAAATGAATCAGAACAATGCTTAGGTTGCCTAGCCTTCGCTAGTGTGTTTTAAAAATACAAACTCTACAATACCTTTTACAGATCTGGCAGGCCGCTCACCAGAACGGTGCTTAGAGCAACTTTAGCCGCCGATCCCCTAGACGGCTATAGAGGAGTAATTTTTTACATTTATTTCTTTAACCCGCACCTAGTCGATTCCCTAAATCGAATAGTGGAGTAAAATTTTACTCCGTCGCCTAATTGCTCTTATATTTAGTCGGTCGCCCATCGCTCGAGCAAAAACTCTGCTCCCTTCGATAGTCTCACTCACCCCACTTTCGCGCCGCATCTACGCCAGCACCATCCTTCCCGCCTCCGCCGGCCACCACGCGCCACCGTCGATGCTTCGTAGGCCCTGCCGCGGTCCTCGCCCACCCGGATTTGAGCCTCTCTTTCTCGCTGTCGCCGGCGCAGAAAATCGGAAGATCTACGACTGTCGCTGTCGCTGGATTTAACGCATCCAGCCACTTTGTCATGGATTGACCGATACCGAACCGCACAAACCTGTCAATGACTCTACACCTCATTTAGGTATGGCCTTCTCCTCTAGCCGCTCAAATCTCACTCATGGGTGAACCACCGACAAAAACACACCCGGCCGTCGGTCGGGCTCAGCACTGGCCCAGCTCGTCGGCTCCCCGTTGCCGGTCATCAAGTGCGATGACTGCCCGCGGCAGGTGATGCGCCGAGTTTTGACCACGCCGGAACATCCTgatgggtgttcttcaagtgcAAAAAAGATGGGATCAATGCTTGTTTATCCGGTTGTTCATCAGATTAGTCACAATTTGTGGCTCATTGTTTGCTCAAAATtgtgtgtagaatggatgcaagtgcTGGTATTTGGAAGAAGGTTACATTGATCTATTGATAGTGAGAAATTTGATAGATGTCCGTGCACTCCTTGCTAGAGTAGAGACTAAAGTTGAGACTAGAGGCAACACAATGTCGAATTGGTCAGAACTGAAAAAGAAAGAAGTGTGCAAACTTGAGAAGCCAGTTGAGAGAATC
Coding sequences within:
- the LOC123080136 gene encoding uncharacterized protein translates to MPPSRSRKRTSAPPATTARARRCRRPAAVPLDDVAGAVAPPFSSPLWASLSDDLVCEIAWRVLSGDILDYVRFRAVCTRWRSGTVCPRGRGVADPRFHPRRWMMLPEGHGLYPGHSRLRGYVRFFNLDTGTFVRVKLPLFNSHCALDSVDGLLLLQRDEDTGIRLVHPFTGDIAELPPLATLLAQLKNDPSVPHGSDPYWWWSLIRYCVCATVSCSAGAITVMLVFHHLRRVAFATSEDRQWAMPSWEIPVNIAPLSLQGKLYLVQFPCANGSLVFQMEVGSPPLPPKMIATCPADKLYGGYHLVECNSQILLAGYTDSSMSHILIYKLEDLILERFVPVTSIGDRALFLEDRSLSVSSKALPTIIAETVVYTCPLNRCFAQYRLTTGAWSQPFDGYSDGFNPGPYSLIQHVISCCIRNVWNKGLVYSEKETKKPGWLCWKVKRKLRIWA